One Podarcis muralis chromosome Z, rPodMur119.hap1.1, whole genome shotgun sequence DNA segment encodes these proteins:
- the CZH9orf78 gene encoding splicing factor C9orf78 homolog, with the protein MPAGKAFRRRKVDSDEDDEDAQVTEDVRLKLEEAKEVQSLRRRPNGVSAAALLVGEKLQEETTLADDPFKIKTGGMVDMKKLKERGKERISEEEDLNLGTSFSAETNRRDEDADMMKYIETELKKRKGIVENEEQKVKQKNAEDCLYELPESIRVSSAKKTEEMLSNQMLSGIPEVDLGIEAKIKNIISTEEAKARLLAEQQNKKKDSETSFVPTNMAVNYVQHNRFYHEELNAPVRRNKEEPKARPLRVGDTEKPEPERSPPNRKRPPNEKATDDYHYEKFKKMNRRY; encoded by the exons ATGCCTGCGGGGAAGGCTTTCCGTCGGAGGAAGGTGGACTCTGACGAGGATGACGAGGATGCGCAGGTCACCGAGGATGTCCG gCTAAAACTAGAGGAAGCAAAAGAAGTGCAGAGTCTAAGGAGGAGGCCAAATGGAGTGAG TGCGGCTGCTCTGCTCGTGGGGGAGAAATTACAAGAAGAAACCACCCTGGCG GATGATCCCTTTAAAATAAAGACCGGTGGAATGGTGGACATGAAGAAACTGAAAGAACGGGGCAAGGAGAG GATCAGCGAAGAAGAGGACCTCAACCTTGGGACTTCTTTTTCCGCAGAGACCAACAGGAGGGATGAAGATGCTGATAT GATGAAGTACATTGAAACTGAgctgaagaaaagaaagggaattGTGGAAAATGAGGAGCAGAAAGTGAAGCAGAAGAACGCCGAAGACTGTCTGTATGAGCTGCCTGAGAGCATTCGGGTCTCTTCAGCTAAGAAGACTGAGGAGATGCTGTCCAATCAGATGCTGAGCGGCATTCCAGAGGTGGACCTTGGAATTGA agcTAAGATCAAAAACATCATTTCCACCGAGGAGGCCAAAGCACGATTGCTGGCcgagcagcaaaacaaaaagaaagacagCGAAACCTCCTTTGTCCCAACAAACATGGCTGTCAACTACGTCCAGCACAACAGAT TTTATCATGAAGAGCTGAATGCACCAGTACGGAGAAACAAAGAAGAACCCAAAGCCCGTCCCCTCAGGGTGGGAGATACCGAGAAACCAGAACCTGAGA GGTCCCCACCAAATCGCAAACGCCCCCCAAATGAGAAGGCAACCGACGACTATCACTATGAGAAGTTCAAGAAGATGAACCGGCGGTACTGA